The sequence TCACAGTTGGGGTTCTTAACCTACTCGATACAGACTATGAGACAGCTAAGGCTTTGAGTATACCTATAGTTTCAGAGGCGCCTTTCTCACCGATAACCGAGGAAGCACACGATCAAAACCTGAAGACCATCCGAGAATCGGATGCAGTCATAGTTACAGACTTTCCAGTTGGATGTGGTAATATTCTGAATCTTGAGGCTGCTAAGAAGGCACTAGAGTCTGGAGTATTGACAATATTGATTGGTGCCGATTCGATATTGAGTAGGGACTATGCTAAGGGTCAAGCCACCCAGAAGATTAAGGAGCTTCTGGATATGGGAGCGGTTCACGCTGGGACCGTCCAAGAAGCTTTGTATAAGATGGAGAGTATTTTGACTGGGGAGGTCCGACTTTGAGGGAGCTCCTCATAATTGAGAGAATCATGAAAGGTAGGAGGGCTGGTCCGAAACCGTCCTTCTCCAAGTATGATCTCTTGAAGACTCTGTGGCTCATCTATAATTTGGGGCCAACAGGTAGAAAGATACTTGCTGAATCCCTCCATTTAGGGGAGGGTTCTGTAAGGACCATAATCAAATATTTGCGGCAAGCATCTCTGGTGAAGGAGTCGGGGTCAGGCTGCGAGTTGACCGGTAAGGGTAGGGTTGTCGCCGAGGGGATATGGAGACTCCTTGTCAAGCAGATTCGTCTTCCAAAGGATACACTCGTCAACGGTGAGTATGTGTACGGGATTCTTATCAGAGGCTCAGCCTCAAAGGTTAGAA comes from Candidatus Bathyarchaeota archaeon and encodes:
- a CDS encoding DUF4443 domain-containing protein; translated protein: MRELLIIERIMKGRRAGPKPSFSKYDLLKTLWLIYNLGPTGRKILAESLHLGEGSVRTIIKYLRQASLVKESGSGCELTGKGRVVAEGIWRLLVKQIRLPKDTLVNGEYVYGILIRGSASKVRNGLEQRDAAVKVGANGATTIVCRGGRLIIPPETEPPPEDWGRMAEMIYRKFEPQDHDVIIISGADNEAVAERAALAGSWTLLMDRQYRNI